AGGTcttgccttggaattctctccaaaagtcACTCCAACTTGGAAGAGTTTCAATCTTGGACACAGAGATTCTGTTCCCCTGGATTTCTCAATACTCTCAAGCATCAACTTTcaagcacaatttcagatcttTGGTCACATgatagcggcacggtagcacagaggttaacactgttgcttcacagtgccagggacccgggtttgaatcctggcttggggtactgtctgtgcggagtctgcacattccccccgtgtctgcgtgggtttctccgagtgctccagtttcctcccacaagtcccgaaagacatgcttgttaggtgatttggacattgtgaattctccctcagtgtaccggaacaggcgccggagtatggcgactaggggattttcacagtaacttcattgcattgtaatGTAAGgtgacttgtgacaccaataaagattattataccaaGCAGAACACCACCAGTCAATGGGATAACTTGGGGCCAGAGATCTTTAGGACTTCTTCTGAGCTCTGTTTGATTATCAGGGCTTCTCCTAAGTCCACTTCACTTAAGGTATGTCCCTCTAATCCTTTCTTTAACTTTGAGCCTATTTATCTGCTCATTTCTGTTTTCTCAAATTCACAGTGGCCTGTTTTCTCAAATTCACAGTCCCCTATTTTTGTCCGGTACCTGGGATTTCCTTTTGAGATCTCTCCTGGATTAAAACTGACTGACTGATTAAAAAATGAATCCCTAAGAACTGACCCTTGAACAGATCTGGTGACCTATCACAACACTTCACAAGGGCCTCTCCCAGGTTACTAGGCAAGTTCAAATGTAATAAACAGTGAACCATCCTGGATCTTAAGTGTTACAATCTCCATAATCTGCTAACTTCACACACAGAGAATCGGAAATGGATTTCATAACAACAGCGAAAGGCTGCTTGTGGATGACAAACATCAGCTCGAAGGTTTGTTTGTCGCCATACTTAGTGGTTCCAGCATTCTCTGATTGGAAGTCAGATGCCTCTGGGCCCATAAAGTGGTATGTCTGTTGTTTGAAGCCCGTGATATTTTAACCACAGTTCTTTGTCCAACAGGATTATTATGCTGGCTCCTGTGTTTAATTTAAAATTTGCTAAATTGCCTTTGACTGAAATATATACATTCCAAAATAAGAAACCAAGATCTTTGACCTCATCCAAGAAGCATGCCTGTGCAGTCTCCACCTCAAGGATAATCTTTGGGCCTTCTCTACATTTCAAAGCTTTTGACTTGTACAGTTTACCAATGTAAAGCATTgcgtgagcattgctggctaggcctgcactcattctactcccctccccccgccctaattcaccttgtttagagggaatttaagagttaaccacattgctgtgggtctggagtcacatataggccagaccaagaAAAGAAGGCAGCTTTCCTTCCCTCAAGACATCGATGAACCAGATGAGTTTAAAAGTCAATCGACTGTGGTTTTATGGtcagacttttaaatccagatttttcttattgaattcaaatttcaccgtcttctGTGGTGGGAGtcgaacccaggcccccagagAATAACCTTGGGTTTCTGGGATACTAGTTCTATGGCAATTGCACTCAGCTTGAAAAAATATTTTCAGCAATGACTGCCTGGATTGGCTGCGCAGAAATTTATCTTGCTTAGCATTTTATTTTAAAGCCACAAATTCGACAAATCCTGGCTTTTGGTTGCTCGCGCTGAGTTTAGAAGTAGTACTTCTGTCGGAACCTTTCATCTCTTTTTGGAACATGCCACATGTTCCGGCAACAACTCAGAGATCTGGCTTTTCTGGCAGCATTTTAAAGCGGCAATTCCTGGCCACTGAACTATATAAACATTTCTCAGGACTTGATTTATCCTGGAATTTAAAAGCTTTCGCTCAATTCTGCTAGGTCTGCTGAAATgagatgaatgaaaatcgcttattgtcacaagtaggcttcaaatgaagttacagtgaaaagcccctagtcgccacattccagcacctgttcggggccgctggtacgggaattgaagctgaATTTCCAAGAAATTCTGTGGAGTCTTATACTGCAGAAAGGAATTATAAATCTCTTCCTTCAGCTTCCATGCCTTTCTTTGGAACTTTGTCCTGGTGATTTGACCTCTACGCCACTACTTCTGGAGCTTCTTTTCGAGACAGGCTGCTTTGCTGATTTTTTTTCCCTCGGTCTTCCAGCATTTAACTTTTTCTCTGTATTTTCTTGAGGTTTTGTTTTTTCCCACAAGCTGCCATCATGTTGTAGGGTTTGATACAATTTGGTAGGTCTGAAGAAGTCTTCATCACAGTCACATGTAGATTAACTGCATGTCTTTATTGACTCTTAGAGCTATTTACAAATATACAGTGAAAGGCACAGGTTGAGAGCAGTTTCCGTACTGGCTGGGACACAGGGCTCTGTCCAATAATCAAATGACTCTGGGTGCAgtcatgtgctctcttacatcactgtgcaggcgccactgtactcagtcccccattaACCCGATAGGTGCCAGATCTCATAAAATATTCCTAACATTTTCTTCTCCTCTTGCAGAAGAATTTCATTATTACTCGAGCAACTCGATACCCCAAAGCCAATGTTTATCTGTGGGATGTCAATGAAATGAGTGCCAAACAAAGAGAGAAATGGATCCAAAGATCGCTTTGTTTAGTGAACCCTCCTTTGGATTTTTGCAAAAAATCAAATTTACTGCAAGGCAGAGCCTGGCTGTGACCAGAAGCAAAAGCTATGTTCATCCAAAACCAGAACCACTGCACGATATCTGGAACAGGAAACCTCCAGACTTCAGTCCACAATTCTACACGTCCTCAGCAATATTCAATGAGAAAATGACTCGGAAAAAAGGAAACACGTCAAAAGATTTTAAGAAGGTTGAAACAAGTGGAAAGGTTTTATTTCCAGAAGTCGTTCTGAAGAAACATACTTCAAACTTTGTCTGCAGGTTTAAAATCCTGGATCCATTTGAAGCTAAGATTATGTTTGTGAAGAATGGAAAGTATACGGCTGGTGCTTTTAAAGATTTAAAACCACATGATTTCAGACAGGTATTTACCACTTAGTATTATTCTAATTGTGAAATAGGGAGACCGCCACCCTCCAATCGGAGAGATGTATTACAGTTGTAAATATGCACATGGGACTTAAAAGCATGAGAATATGCCGAAATCCAGCTTAAGTATCCACTCCTGAAAGTGTTGTCATCTTTGGTGTCCAGAGGTTGTC
The genomic region above belongs to Scyliorhinus torazame isolate Kashiwa2021f chromosome 6, sScyTor2.1, whole genome shotgun sequence and contains:
- the c6h7orf78 gene encoding putative uncharacterized protein C7orf78 homolog isoform X1 codes for the protein MDPKIALFSEPSFGFLQKIKFTARQSLAVTRSKSYVHPKPEPLHDIWNRKPPDFSPQFYTSSAIFNEKMTRKKGNTSKDFKKVETSGKVLFPEVVLKKHTSNFVCRFKILDPFEAKIMFVKNGKYTAGAFKDLKPHDFRQYDTNIPGFVTSFDRDPFNLKLKSKNLNRAHELLPDAKQLKGAHSQSFETHKAEELKWDSQLSLRKETWPQKSASYTRHRRNRGAHSAFMDRVEEKVTELWQNEQQLHHRQPMDTNDSARIKIAQ